The following proteins are co-located in the Haloarcula rubripromontorii genome:
- a CDS encoding HAD family hydrolase encodes MSEPPAAVCFDMDGVLVQSEDHWVRAQREDILPTAAPNDDIPLAAITGRNYREVYPDLNAEYDLEISREVFEGLFEEHGERIYANEATFLDGAHALLDDLRDAGVALALTTSAPWAWIDVADERFDLLSKFDVAISANDIDGPGKPEPDIYEQGAAELGVAPEDCWAVEDSTAGARAAVAAGMTTVGFRGDGDETDLSMVHEIADDAASLRQVLLAGV; translated from the coding sequence ATGAGTGAACCGCCTGCTGCGGTCTGTTTCGATATGGACGGCGTGCTCGTCCAGTCCGAAGACCACTGGGTCCGTGCCCAGCGCGAGGATATCCTGCCGACGGCCGCACCGAACGACGACATCCCGCTGGCCGCGATTACCGGCCGGAACTACCGAGAGGTGTATCCGGACCTGAACGCAGAGTACGACCTCGAAATCAGCCGCGAGGTTTTCGAGGGGCTGTTCGAGGAGCACGGCGAGCGGATCTACGCCAACGAGGCGACGTTCCTCGATGGGGCACACGCACTGCTCGACGACCTGCGAGACGCCGGCGTGGCACTGGCGCTGACGACCTCCGCACCGTGGGCCTGGATCGACGTGGCCGACGAGCGCTTCGACCTCCTCTCGAAGTTCGATGTCGCCATCAGCGCAAATGACATCGACGGCCCCGGTAAGCCGGAGCCAGACATCTACGAGCAGGGCGCGGCAGAACTGGGCGTTGCGCCCGAGGACTGCTGGGCCGTCGAGGATTCCACCGCGGGCGCACGCGCTGCCGTCGCCGCCGGAATGACGACCGTCGGGTTCCGCGGCGACGGCGACGAGACGGATCTGTCGATGGTCCACGAGATCGCAGACGACGCCGCGTCGCTG
- a CDS encoding endonuclease NucS domain-containing protein produces the protein MHDGTRVIAGECTTVFEGPREREQRGDVLVVVKPDNTVLVHDAEGYQPVAWLTRAESVTIDNGAVTARDGDELLRVVTHEEHGSGRYPASNAGVPVRDCPDCAGTLVRARSEVTCTGCDAAYGIPSDAAVTGGRCDDCGLPTLRVERGRAFELCLDRECDSLDDAVTAAFDREWGCPHCDGDLLILRRGGLLAGCEHYPDCDTGFSMPSGVVVGNCDCGLPLFETAGGTRCLDSSCAQRE, from the coding sequence ATGCACGACGGAACCCGTGTGATCGCTGGTGAATGTACGACCGTTTTCGAGGGACCGCGCGAGCGAGAGCAGCGCGGCGACGTACTCGTCGTCGTCAAACCGGACAACACCGTTCTTGTTCACGACGCCGAAGGGTATCAACCGGTCGCGTGGCTCACACGCGCAGAAAGCGTCACTATCGATAACGGAGCGGTGACCGCCCGCGACGGCGACGAACTCCTCCGGGTGGTCACCCACGAGGAACACGGCAGTGGCCGCTATCCGGCCTCGAACGCCGGCGTTCCGGTGCGCGACTGTCCCGACTGCGCTGGGACGCTGGTTCGCGCCCGTAGCGAGGTCACCTGTACCGGCTGTGACGCTGCATACGGGATTCCAAGCGACGCTGCAGTCACCGGCGGCCGCTGTGACGACTGCGGACTCCCGACGCTTCGGGTGGAACGCGGGCGGGCATTCGAACTGTGTCTCGACCGAGAGTGTGACTCACTGGACGACGCTGTCACCGCGGCCTTCGACCGCGAGTGGGGATGTCCTCACTGTGACGGCGACTTGCTGATTCTCCGCCGCGGCGGCCTGCTCGCCGGCTGTGAGCACTACCCTGACTGTGACACCGGTTTCTCCATGCCGTCCGGCGTCGTCGTCGGTAACTGTGACTGCGGCCTGCCGCTGTTCGAAACCGCTGGCGGCACGCGGTGTCTGGACAGTTCTTGCGCACAACGGGAGTGA
- the endA gene encoding tRNA-intron lyase — protein MELTLDGDVVRAGYEARERFYDSRGYGKVRNGDIDLAPVEAAHLLYRGDIESIDGMDFRAFLGSAAVSEVEFAVYKDLRDRGFYLTPAREGWVDDAASTDFVVYPRGKGPWDNEVAYRVRVVGERDAVDAAALGDCVLAVVDEESEVTYLDTDRRDVEGTSDAVVPATEGELLGERVVCWVPPAELYEQAFYGQQLGDDGAVQLSLVEAAYLAQAGLLTVDGGAEAVVERGREVEGDRFDRRLAVYAALRASGVAPKTGFKFGADFRTYADVESAANLGHSELLVRVLPADHRFEPRDLALDVRLAHGVRKTMVFALTTDGGDGDIEWIAVERLTP, from the coding sequence ATGGAACTAACGCTCGACGGTGATGTCGTGCGGGCCGGCTACGAGGCGCGCGAGCGGTTCTATGACTCGCGCGGCTACGGCAAGGTCCGTAACGGCGACATCGACCTGGCCCCGGTGGAGGCCGCACACCTCCTCTACCGCGGGGATATCGAGAGCATCGACGGCATGGACTTCCGGGCGTTCCTCGGATCGGCGGCCGTCTCCGAGGTCGAGTTCGCCGTCTACAAGGACCTCCGTGACCGCGGCTTCTACCTCACGCCAGCCCGTGAAGGGTGGGTCGACGACGCCGCAAGTACGGACTTCGTAGTCTACCCTCGCGGGAAAGGCCCGTGGGACAACGAGGTGGCCTACCGCGTCCGGGTCGTCGGCGAGCGCGACGCCGTCGACGCCGCGGCCCTAGGCGACTGCGTGCTGGCGGTCGTCGACGAGGAGAGCGAGGTCACCTACCTCGACACCGACCGGCGCGACGTTGAAGGAACCAGCGACGCTGTCGTCCCGGCAACGGAAGGGGAACTGCTCGGAGAGCGGGTGGTGTGCTGGGTACCGCCGGCGGAGCTGTACGAGCAGGCGTTCTACGGCCAGCAACTCGGCGATGACGGCGCAGTGCAGCTCTCCCTCGTTGAAGCCGCGTATCTCGCACAGGCGGGACTGCTCACGGTCGATGGCGGGGCCGAGGCCGTCGTCGAGCGCGGCCGCGAGGTCGAGGGAGACCGTTTTGACCGTCGACTAGCTGTCTATGCGGCCCTGCGAGCGAGCGGCGTCGCGCCGAAGACCGGCTTCAAGTTCGGCGCGGACTTCCGGACCTACGCCGATGTCGAAAGTGCGGCGAACCTCGGGCACTCGGAGCTACTGGTGCGTGTGCTGCCGGCCGACCACCGGTTCGAGCCGCGGGACCTCGCGCTGGACGTGCGTCTGGCTCACGGCGTCCGGAAGACAATGGTGTTCGCACTCACGACGGACGGCGGTGATGGCGATATCGAGTGGATCGCCGTCGAGCGACTGACGCCCTGA